One region of Exiguobacterium acetylicum genomic DNA includes:
- the tyrS gene encoding tyrosine--tRNA ligase encodes MTLLEDLEFRGLINQMTDEEGLKTLLETPTTLYTGFDPTADSLHIGHLLPILVLKRFQQAGHHVVGLVGGATGMIGDPSGRATERSLNTSDIVEEFANRIKDQLSRFLPLEGENPVTIANNLDWTKDLTIIDFLRDIGKHFPVSYMLAKDSVDSRLQNGISFTEFSYMLLQSFDFLKLYEDKGCRLQVGGSDQWGNITAGMELIRRAGHEEKAFGLTVPLVTKADGQKFGKTAGGAVWLDADKTSPYEFYQFWFNVDDLDVIKFLKYFTFLTHEELDALAEEVKAAPEKRVAQRRLAEEMTVLVHGEEGLTQAQRITTALFSGDIKSLQVEDIEDAFKGMPRFTLGEATNLVDVLVEAKISPSKRQAREDVTNGAIYLNGEREQDLTKEITEADAIGRFTIVRRGKKKYFVVEHA; translated from the coding sequence ATGACGTTATTAGAGGATTTAGAATTTCGCGGTTTAATTAACCAAATGACGGATGAAGAAGGATTGAAGACATTACTCGAGACACCAACAACGCTATACACGGGTTTCGATCCAACAGCTGATTCATTGCACATCGGGCACTTGTTGCCGATTTTAGTCTTAAAACGATTCCAACAAGCAGGACACCATGTCGTAGGTCTCGTTGGTGGAGCAACGGGAATGATCGGAGACCCGAGTGGTCGCGCAACAGAACGTTCGTTGAATACATCGGATATCGTCGAAGAGTTCGCGAATCGGATTAAGGACCAGTTGTCACGTTTCTTACCACTTGAAGGAGAAAATCCGGTCACGATCGCCAATAACCTGGACTGGACGAAAGATTTGACGATCATCGATTTCTTACGCGATATCGGAAAACACTTCCCGGTCAGCTACATGCTTGCGAAAGACTCTGTTGACTCACGACTTCAAAACGGGATCTCATTCACTGAGTTCTCATACATGCTACTTCAATCGTTTGACTTCTTGAAACTCTACGAAGACAAAGGATGCCGTCTTCAAGTCGGAGGTAGTGACCAGTGGGGGAACATCACAGCAGGGATGGAATTGATTCGTCGTGCGGGTCATGAAGAAAAAGCATTCGGATTGACGGTACCGCTTGTTACAAAAGCAGACGGTCAAAAATTCGGTAAGACAGCAGGTGGTGCGGTTTGGTTAGACGCTGACAAAACGTCACCGTACGAGTTCTACCAATTCTGGTTCAACGTTGACGATCTTGACGTCATCAAGTTCTTGAAATACTTCACGTTCTTAACGCACGAAGAACTCGACGCGCTCGCAGAAGAAGTCAAGGCAGCACCAGAGAAGCGTGTCGCGCAACGTCGTCTCGCAGAAGAGATGACAGTTCTCGTCCATGGTGAAGAAGGGCTGACACAAGCGCAACGTATTACGACGGCACTCTTTAGTGGAGATATTAAATCGTTGCAAGTCGAAGATATCGAAGATGCGTTCAAAGGCATGCCGCGCTTTACACTCGGTGAAGCGACAAACCTCGTCGACGTTCTCGTTGAGGCGAAAATCAGTCCGTCAAAACGTCAAGCACGTGAAGACGTAACGAACGGTGCGATCTACCTGAACGGAGAACGCGAGCAAGACTTAACGAAAGAAATCACAGAAGCTGATGCAATCGGTCGCTTTACGATCGTACGTCGCGGAAAGAAAAAATACTTCGTCGTCGAGCATGCTTGA